A part of Lacerta agilis isolate rLacAgi1 chromosome 7, rLacAgi1.pri, whole genome shotgun sequence genomic DNA contains:
- the LOC117050490 gene encoding lymphocyte antigen 6E-like encodes MKTSFLVPICVLLLCTNEVHPLVCFTCEQSSSNWSCLKATKCSENDNHCVTTVASFKIGTNQMPQRESECESNSPSGCFGQLALSHSNNAFSFSSPFHSEGFLTVRKRITKKCSPSCPNLNMDIGIGSFGTSCCQSFLCNLFGHVAAKNETR; translated from the exons ATGAAGACGTCCTTCCTTGTTCCTATCTGCGTGCTGCTCCTCTGCACAAACGAAG TTCACCCGCTGGTGTGCTTCACGTGCGAACAATCGTCCAGCAACTGGTCTTGCCTGAAGGCCACCAAATGCTCGGAGAACGACAACCACTGCGTGACCACGGTCGCCTCTTTCAAGATTG ggaccaaccagatgccccaacggGAATCTGAGTGCGAGAGCAACTCCCCCTCCGGCTGTTTCGGGCAACTGGCGCTAAGCCAttcc AATAAcgctttctccttctcttcccccttccattcCGAAGGCTTCTTGACCGTCAGAAAGAGAATCACCAAGAAGTGTTCGCCGAGCTGCCCGAACCTCAACATGGATATAGGCATTGGCTCCTTCGGAACATCCTGTTGCCAAAGTTTCCTCTGCAACCTTTTCGGTCACGTGGCAGCTAAAAACGAGACCCGGTGA
- the LOC117049418 gene encoding lymphocyte antigen 6E-like: protein MRILLATVLAAILWSGEALSLKCYSCAAHSNSSHCMIPMVCSELDKYCKTTVGTVETGSSSTAHVSKTCAAECTETNQHGVSTSCCQRDFCNRNGAARTRLGNVELAIVVPLASAILWVGP, encoded by the exons ATGAGGATCCTCCTAGCTACGGTTTTGGCTGCCATCCTTTGGTCCGGCGAAG CTCTCTCGCTGAAATGCTACTCGTGCGCTGCGCATTCCAACAGCTCCCACTGCATGATCCCCATGGTCTGCTCAGAGCTTGACAAGTACTGCAAGACCACGGTTGGGACAGTGGAGACGG GCTCCTCAAGCACGGCACATGTCTCCAAGACGTGCGCGGCGGAATGCACCGAAACCAACCAGCACGGCGTTTCCACCTCCTGTTGCCAGAGAGACTTTTGCAACCGGAACGGAGCGGCCAGAACCAGGCTCGGCAACGTGGAGCTGGCCATCGTGGTTCCTCTTGCCAGCGCAATTCTCTGGGTTGGACCTTGA